The proteins below are encoded in one region of Festucalex cinctus isolate MCC-2025b chromosome 2, RoL_Fcin_1.0, whole genome shotgun sequence:
- the LOC144013570 gene encoding specifically androgen-regulated gene protein-like → MSTGDMWNDDVTLACLSNKQNSGSHDSVISMNSAFSEDSMENLSAEERACLMYLEQTIEALEVQEDSGLSNDEPDSAHLPRNMGLNTFNDISGLNLKSGMDQRSENVPTLLGGFPVEKKSVYISITEENVVQHHLLNQTCEPNFATEENTEEFRTSMNGLSQPQLPSSYSATGCNIPLDMATDGLCLPPIDNSPNLITCMTPDLDLALIPPPSDFMDDPGPDPDPDPDPDPDPDPEASPHSNSSRPVSIELNRLYQRALDKRPSVSPPVRKKATDKIPIETRQRLPALETLLPVSRHPEARDRRSPPLVAPKPKRSSVKSLYHTQTEESNSPVGNGDRLLDHERIHLSALQKLGLLKGSATDSGPAFNSKLPPQTRKSCADLSSPSSPSNLTPVYRSLSVTSAASLSTHSATPPGSSAIGDSARLLLSGREQSPVNNISASSIYSQAKSPTPSPSDLVKQLTKVTGAQSGAVEHSGLRPSRLEKNSVERCLSHAASPDFRRRATSHSAIQQSKDSHMLPRSQGVSVLICPRDAKGAQQREALKKLGLIKD, encoded by the exons ATGTCGACGGGTGATATGTGGAATGATGACGTTACTTTGGCATGCTTGAGCAATAAGCAGAACAGTGGAAGCCATGACAGTGTGATCAGCATGAACTCTGCCTTT AGCGAGGACAGCATGGAGAACTTATCAGCTGAGGAGAGGGCCTGCCTCATGTATCTGGAGCAGACCATCGAAGCGTTGGAAGTGCAGGAGGACAGCGGACTGTCCAATGACGAACCAGACTCGGCACACCTGCCACGGAATATGGGTCTGAATACATTCAATG ataTTTCTGGATTGAATTTAAAATCTGGAATGGATCAGCGATCTGAAAACGTGCCCACTCTGCTGGGTGGCTTTCCAGTGGAGAAGAAATCTGTGTACATATCAATAACGGAAGAAAACGTAGTTCAGCATCATCTTTTGAATCAAACCTGTGAACCAAACTTCGCCACTGAAGAAAACACAGAAGAATTTAGAACTTCGATGAATGGATTATCACAACCCCAACTTCCGTCTTCTTACTCAGCCACTGGTTGCAATATCCCGCTAGATATGGCTACGGATGGACTATGTTTACCCCCCATTGACAACTCTCCAAACTTAATCACTTGCATGACTCCTGATTTAGATCTAGCGCTGATTCCACCGCCTTCTGACTTCATGGACGATCCTGGACCTGATCCAGATCCTGATCCAGATCCTGATCCAGATCCTGATCCAGAGGCGTCCCCTCACTCCAACAGCAGCAGGCCAGTCTCTATTGAGCTGAATCGGCTCTACCAGAGAGCCTTGGACAAGAGACCTTCTGTTAGCCCGCCGGTTCGCAAGAAAGCTACAGACAAGATCCCGATCGAAACTCGTCAAAGGCTCCCCGCCTTGGAGACCCTTCTACCAGTGAGCCGTCATCCTGAAGCCAGAGATCGCAGGAGCCCGCCCCTTGTGGCTCCTAAGCCAAAAAGGTCTTCAGTCAAGTCACTATACCACACACAAACAGAAGAATCGAATTCACCTGTTGGCAACGGCGACCGACTGTTGGACCATGAGAGAATCCACCTTTCGGCCCTCCAGAAGCTTGGCCTGCTTAAAGGTTCTGCGACTGATTCAGGCCCCGCCTTCAATAGTAAACTACCCCCACAAACTCGAAAGTCATGTGCAGATCTTTCATCTCCAAGCAGTCCATCCAATCTAACACCAGTGTATCGCTCCTTGAGCGTTACGTCCGCTGCCTCCCTGTCTACTCACTCGGCTACTCCGCCTGGCTCCTCTGCCATCGGCGACAGCGCCAGACTTCTCTTGTCAGGTCGTGAACAATCTCCCGTCAATAATATTTCAGCGAGTTCGATTTATTCTCAAGCGAAATCCCCTACGCCGTCGCCTTCCGACCTGGTCAAGCAGTTAACCAAGGTCACGGGTGCCCAGTCAGGTGCCGTGGAGCACTCCGGCCTCCGCCCAAGCCGCCTCGAAAAAAATAGTGTCGAGCGGTGCCTCAGTCACGCCGCCAGCCCAGACTTTCGGAGACGCGCCACCTCCCACTCTGCCATCCAGCAGTCGAAGGACTCCCACATGCTGCCGCGGTCGCAAGGCGTCAGCGTGCTGATCTGCCCTCGGGATGCAAAAGGGGCGCAACAACGGGAAGCCCTGAAGAAACTCGGACTGATTAAGGACTAA